In a single window of the Nilaparvata lugens isolate BPH chromosome 1, ASM1435652v1, whole genome shotgun sequence genome:
- the LOC120356635 gene encoding uncharacterized protein LOC120356635: MDESDLNCLICGNKLDDNIVVVKNGINAISEASKKRRDSLHEKLRGKSTIKLHKLCRQQYTRPSSIQAAIKTLDEQNEPSTSTTGVTRRTHQDNFDFKLCCFICGKSANYSSKIPTQYRKPFHEVTTIEFKESFLQKCNVRSDIWGENVKARLLSAIDLVAAEARYHKHCYTEFTKSKPIETQKGRPQTKLASTFTKVCNYIENNDECQYTIKEVQDIFKSLADDDAAYSDKHLGKLLQEHFKERLTLTNVSGKKNVFCLTDNVHKIVDNWYRNRVLDLEEEKKRIVSAAASIIREDIQRKTYDFNSYPDLETIKSGGKNLIPETLEMFMSQVTKKRNSIESQKVNKKCIVISHAIISAVRPRSFLSPIQTSLALTLHRLYGSKHLINMLSSMGVCASYNEASTYITSLISAGSPIIEPDGFLQHVFDNADVNIRTLDGLGTFHSMGGIQCITPGSCVQTQTTVKRISSGSFQNIESIREYVYPMKKRNAGLSNMIIEDLDKLKEVGSVSCLPSEYLHPLNFVWLSHVHSQPGWSGFMTNLMTNSAECQTTYIMAVPFINLDPSNMSTIYTALLFAADQSKKQNQTCIVTFDQPLFLKAMDIVGASDKDSKISKTVVRLGGFHLLMSYMGAIGKIMEGSGLEDLWGTVYGKATVSHMMNGHAYDRCLRAFTLTVAALMNIAREQFPDIQHCFDEVDEVCRKIISGEMSTKHALENPLLLEKLNQLDECMKTIEKTSRTAKLWLQLFHTIDLALNFVYAERTGDWIMHLKCTTDMLPYFHASGHLPYAKSAHIYAQEMTKITEKLSEKELDLFINKGYFTVKRTTRYWSGTWTDMCIEQCLMRPMKSVGGLTHGRGMNESTVNKWILGTPYFIKINEALEEFLDISITYSEQHVELRKSRKLRDQADIDKFTTWFRQHNPLNKESGELVSLSSGFISDESVNCDQAYDIGCAAMKTMIALKN; the protein is encoded by the exons ATGGATGAATCGGACTTAAATTGTTTAATTTGTGGTAACAAACTAGATGACAATATTGTAGTTGTAAAGAATGGAATCAATGCTATTTCTGAAGCCAGCAAAAAAAGAAGAGACAGTTTACATGAAAAACTACGAGGAAAGAGTACTATTAAATTACACAAGTTATGTAGGCAACAATACACAAGACCTTCGAGTATTCAAGCAGCTATAAAGACACTAGATGAACAAAATGAACCCAGTACATCAACCACTGGAGTTACTCGTAGAACCCATCAGGACAATTTTGATTTTAAGTTGTGTTGTTTTATTTGTGGAAAATCAGCAAATTACAGCTCTAAAATTCCAACTCAATATAGAAAACCATTTCACGAAGTAACGACGATCGAGTTCAAAGAAAGTTTTTTACAAAAGTGCAACGTTAGGAGTGACATATGGGGTGAAAATGTAAAAGCCCGACTTCTAAGTGCAATAGACTTAGTAGCAGCAGAAGCGCGCTATCACAAACATTGCTACACAGAATTTACTAAATCTAAACCGATTGAAACACAAAAAGGTAGACCTCAAACCAAATTAGCTTCTACATTTACCAAAGTATGTAACTATATAGAAAACAATGATGAGTGCCAATATACTATAAAAGAAGTTCAGGATATTTTTAAATCTTTAGCTGATGATGATGCTGCTTATTCTGACAAACACTTAGGAAAGCTTCTCCAAGAGCATTTCAAAGAGAGACTAACATTAACAAATGTTTCTGGTAAAAAGAATGTTTTCTGCCTTACTGACAATGTGCATAAAATTGTGGACAATTGGTATAGAAACAGGGTTCTTGAtctagaagaagagaagaagaggattgTTTCAGCTGCTGCCTCAATAATAAGAGAAGACATACAAAGGAAAACCTATGACTTCAATTCGTATCCAGATTTGGAAACAATTAAATCAGGTGGAAAAAATCTCATCCCCGAGACTCTTGAAATGTTCATGTCACAGGTTACAAAGAAGAggaattcaattgaatcacaAAAAGTCAATAAGAAATGTATTGTTATAAGTCATGCTATAATATCTGCTGTGAGACCAAGATCATTCCTTTCACCTATACAGACAAGCCTAGCTTTGACTTTACATCGACTGTATGGTTCTAAACATTTAATAAACATGTTGTCTTCAATGGGAGTGTGTGCATCATACAACGAAGCTTCGACTTACATAACGTCACTAATCAGTGCTGGCTCCCCAATTATTGAACCTGATGGATTTCTTCAACACGTTTTTGACAATGCCGACGTAAATATTCGAACCTTAGATGGACTAGGAACTTTTCATTCCATGGGAGGCATTCAGTGCATCACACCAGGTTCTTGTGTCCAAACTCAAACTACTGTGAAGAGGATTTCAAGTGGATCATTTCAAAACATTGAAAGTATTCGTGAGTATGTGTATCCAATGAAGAAAAGAAATGCTGGTCTGTCTAACATGATCATTGAAGACTTGGATAAACTGAAAGAAGTTGGAAGTGTGTCATGTTTACCTTCAGAATATTTGCATCCCCTCAACTTCGTATGGCTTTCTCATGTACACTCACAGCCTGGGTGGAGTGGATTTATGACCAACCTAATGACAAACTCAGCAGAATGTCAAACAACATACATTATGGCAGTACCATTTATTAATTTGGATCCCAGCAATATGTCAACCATCTACACAGCATTGCTTTTTGCAGCTGACCAAAGTAAGAAACAAAATCAAACCTGTATTGTTACATTTGATCAGCCTCTTTTCTTAAAAGCTATGGATATAGTAGGTGCCTCTGATAAAGACAGTAAAATATCGAAAACTGTTGTCCGTTTGGGAGGATTTCATTTACTGATGTCTTATATGGGAGCTATTGGGAAGATTATGGAAGGAAGTGGTCTAGAAGATCTCTGGGGCACAGTGTATGGAAAAGCTACAGTAAGTCATATGATGAATGGGCATGCTTATGACAGATGTCTTCGAGCATTTACACTAACAGTAGCAGCTCTAATGAACATTGCTAGAGAGCAGTTTCCTGATATCCAACACTGttttgatgaagttgatgaagtatgtagaaaaattatttcagGAGAAATGTCAACAAAACATGCATTAGAGAACCCCTTGCTATTAGAAAAACTCAATCAATTGGATGAATGTATGAAAACCATTGAAAAGACAAGCAGGACAGCTAAGTTGTGGCTGCAGCTTTTTCACACTATAGATTTAGCTCTTAATTTTGTGTATGCTGAGAGGACAGGAGATTGGATTATGCATTTAAAATGCACAACAGATATGCTTCCATATTTCCATGCATCAGGCCACTTGCCTTATGCAAAGTCTGCACATATTTATGCCCAAGAAATGACcaaaataactgaaaaactCTCTGAAAAAGAATTAGATCTTTTCATCAACAAGGGATATTTTACTGTGAAAAGAACAACAAGATACTGGTCAGGAACATGGACAGACATGTGCATAGAGCAATGTCTGATGAGGCCAATGAAATCTGTAGGAGGACTCACTCATGGAAGGGGAATGAATGAAAGTACTGTGAATAAATGGATTCTTGGGACACCATACTTCATAAAGATTAATGAAGCATTAGAGGAGTTCTTAGACATTTCTATTACCTACAGTGAACAACATGTTGAGCTGAGAAAGTCAAGAAAACTCAGAGACCAAGCTGATATTGATAAGTTCACCACATGGTTCAGACAACACAATCCATTAAATAAGGAATCTGGAGAGCTAGTTTCATTATCATCTGGTTTCATCAGTGATGAGTCAGTCAACTGTGACCAAGCCTATGACATAGGTTGTGCTGCTATGAAGACAATG ATAGctctcaaaaattga